One part of the Andrena cerasifolii isolate SP2316 chromosome 4, iyAndCera1_principal, whole genome shotgun sequence genome encodes these proteins:
- the LOC143368250 gene encoding uncharacterized protein LOC143368250 isoform X7: MGNNGSSSRDQQQAASMCSNGLLMSETSRGWSQSFPRELARHRSQPTAARKVLPEPPNQRLRATDNGCIIHNGGTISGRRPSTFASPRDLDKQHDGVAPFRGRSITMSNVAESRPRRTAERHCCRYQVDSGRTEATSPPSDLKRFGSEPDLRYSPDAGSSIQDRSSLGKPSDREDERSTSYRRTDREAKDRAESRYKARKKYKAPAPPRLLDSDNHLSSVEPRFRVEREVQPPPRKSRLFKTRAETKKAQVSWQLSGCNRSFDCDRERIPNDPMDVEQQGERVSDRRCRTRNHFDKDTTSNEWQERDPVRRPNQHRQHTRLLDGKNTLQRSLSSPEFQAELIQVARKVRDKLDCTRRTIGESTADFRSLDHRGDGSDARARDCSFEKGSERVEGSPVIASAVDSFTEQRDAIGCVSPNARNRSGHWKTRGPPMVADEAKTGIGEQSKISRDAKASSVDRDGTRQPQPLRERLEAVQVRARLERKDADRRRRVDEPGKYGKYGKHVEAVPKEIARNVANAEAPNARLAKDARENRGWTSETTPTDALDKLERQTRDKENSDPRWWNDDKRVVAEEWKSEPIFRDTTAAEANALGQHRREDGPPFVSLAQTAPKTFYFGMNEILLTETRNDEDLRLRKEEMRITSTLRNGEDGRSSADTADDADENGRNVIEDISLKLRPTLPKKQLEIPRFSPSAAWRLLSALEAPGPSLSTASEEMPVMLEERIERMSRPPPPLLALGPRSLHDKSGDSGISGDAGAANEDTLDVSTINRMKTPATRPTWTPQQDLGEESSSDAGVDSPPPLPASLKYPPRAHVFSLSLPREDARTYLCSSETKAREGSAFNSLKKLKRSVSGAFGIGVHDVQRKRTHDVLDDNWLLSTSAPTSLQHNQIVETTRVSACVWKPFAGRERVIRREDEGNADGNSNDDNRSNDCNGNKDNGLRDDDDDDDVDDDDDDDDDYDDDDDDDDDGQDIAEDEREEEDTDGDAEVEDDGSEEKTSTGKVNDFPAILKPPSFSYLAPGGHVMYLPESNEAEHRVQSLNGRKVGLIGENHSKETGTIAGTDFSRFSDEAISMKRRSDDSRPCISVKNSRGAGELSRFRESCKNPPRDNVPASKETLLDAKETKPRLKNSSKSRRFTFQSTVRQIERRRLAEKLSREAEAKERQRKGELEAMRKVEEEFQRKRAKEKASIRQQLRLFKEMEENFKKDFAHGTVIARSSFASSDSELSQPNTRPHSRRTGIKSKPHRSRF, translated from the exons ATGGGCAACAATGGGAGCAGCTCTCGGGATCAGCAACAGGCGGCGTCCATGTGTTCGAACGGGTTGCTGATGTCGGAAACGAGTCGCGGGTGGTCGCAGTCGTTTCCGCGGGAGCTGGCGAGGCATCGCTCCCAGCCGACTGCGGCGCGGAAGGTTCTGCCCGAGCCACCGAATCAGAGACTACGCGCCACGGACAACGGCTGCATAATCCACAACGGCGGGACCATAAGCGGCCGCAGACCGTCCACGTTTGCGTCCCCGCGTGACCTAGACAAG CAGCACGACGGGGTTGCCCCGTTCCGAGGTAGGAGCATCACCATGTCGAACGTTGCCGAGTCTCGGCCGAGGAGGACCGCTGAGCGCCATTGCTGCCGTTACCAAGTGGACTCCGGTCGAACGGAGGCCACCAGCCCGCCTTCGGATCTCAAGAGATTCGGCAGCGAGCCGGATCTCCGCTACTCGCCAGACGCTGGCTCGTCGATCCAGGATCGCTCGAGTCTCGGCAAACCGAGCGACAGGGAAGACGAACGGTCGACGAGCTACCGCCGCACGGACAGGGAGGCCAAGGACCGCGCCGAAAGCAGATACAAAGCTAGAAAGAAGTACAAAGCTCCGGCTCCGCCGAGGCTGCTCGACTCCGACAATCACTTGTCCTCCGTGGAGCCCCGTTTTCGAGTCGAACGAGAGGTCCAACCGCCTCCGAGAAAGTCACGTCTCTTTAAAACTCGAGCGGAGACGAAGAAGGCGCAGGTCAGCTGGCAGCTGTCCGGCTGCAATCGTTCGTTTGATTGCGATCGAGAACGGATACCGAACGACCCAATGGATGTCGAGCAGCAAGGCGAGCGCGTGTCGGATCGTCGGTGCAGGACGCGCAATCATTTCGACAAGGATACCACCTCGAACGAGTGGCAGGAACGCGATCCAGTTCGGCGCCCGAACCAGCATCGGCAACACACGAGGCTGCTCGACGGCAAAAACACGCTCCAGAGGAGCCTCAGCAGTCCCGAGTTTCAGGCCGAGCTTATCCAAGTAGCGAGGAAAGTTCGCGACAAGCTCGACTGCACGAGGAGGACGATCGGCGAATCGACAGCGGATTTTCGGTCGTTGGACCATCGAGGCGATGGTTCCGATGCGCGCGCCCGAGACTGCTCGTTCGAGAAGGGTAGCGAGCGGGTGGAGGGAAGCCCGGTGATCGCCAGCGCGGTTGACTCGTTTACGGAGCAACGGGATGCCATAGGATGTGTTTCGCCGAACGCGCGGAATCGGAGCGGGCATTGGAAGACGAGGGGACCGCCGATGGTCGCGGACGAGGCTAAAACTGGGATTGGGGAGCAGTCGAAGATTTCCAGGGATGCCAAAGCGTCGAGCGTCGATCGAGACGGAACCAGGCAACCGCAACCGTTGCGGGAGAGACTCGAAGCCGTCCAAGTACGCGCCAGGCTCGAGCGTAAAGACGCGGATCGTCGTCGGCGAGTGGATGAGCCCGGGAAATACGGCAAATACGGAAAACACGTTGAAGCTGTGCCCAAAGAAATCGCTCGAAACGTGGCGAACGCTGAAGCTCCGAATGCGCGTCTCGCGAAAGACGCGCGCGAGAACCGAGGTTGGACTAGCGAAACGACGCCGACCGACGCGCTCGACAAGCTCGAACGGCAAACTCGTGACAAGGAAAATTCAGACCCGAGATGGTGGAACGATGATAAACGCGTGGTCGCCGAAGAGTGGAAATCCGAGCCGATATTCAGGGATACCACTGCCGCGGAGGCAAACGCATTGGGCCAGCATCGCCGGGAAGACGGCCCGCc ATTCGTCTCGCTGGCGCAAACGGCTCCAAAGACCTTCTATTTCGGCATGAATGAGATCTTGCTAACCGAGACGCGAAACGACGAGGATCTACGCCTGCGGAAAGAGGAAATGCGGATCACGTCGACCTTGCGAAATGGAGAAGACGGTAGATCTTCCGCGGATACGGCCGATGATGCGGACGAAAAC GGACGGAACGTCATAGAAGACATCTCGTTGAAGCTGCGACCAACCTTACCGAAGAAGCAACTAGAAATCCCACGATTCTCGCCGTCGGCGGCATGGAGATTGCTTTCGGCTCTGGAAGCCCCGGGACCGAGCCTCAGCACCGCCAGCGAGGAGATGCCG GTGATGCTCGAGGAACGAATAGAGCGTATGTCGAGGCCTCCGCCACCTTTGCTCGCCTTGGGACCTCGGAGCTTGCACGACAAGTCCGGCGATTCCGGAATATCCGGTGACGCCGGGGCGGCCAACGAGGACACTTTGGACGTAAGTACGATCAACAGAATGAAAACACCGGCTACAAGGCCGACTTGGACGCCGCAGCAGGACTTGGGCGAGGAATCTAGCAGCGACGCGGGAGTGGATTCGCCGCCGCCTTTACCTGCTTCGTTAAAGTATCCACCTCGAGCGCACGTTTTCTCTCTGTCGTTGCCCAGGGAGGACGCCAGAACCTATCTCTGCAGCTCCGAAACCAAGGCAAGAGAAGGGTCCGCGTTCAATTCGCTTAAAAAGCTGAAGAGATCGGTGTCGGGCGCCTTCGGCATCGGTGTGCACGACGTTCAAAGAAAGCGCACCCACGACGTTCTTGACGACAACTGGTTGTTGTCGACGAGCGCGCCGACCTCGTTGCAACACAATCAAATTGTCGAGACGACGCGAGTCTCGGCGTGCGTTTGGAAGCCGTTTGCTGGTCGCGAGCGCGTTATCCGTCGCGAAGACGAAGGCAACGCCGATGGTAACAGCAACGATGACAATCGCAGTAACGATTGCAACGGCAACAAAGATAACGGTCtccgcgacgacgacgacgacgatgacgtggacgacgacgacgacgacgacgacgactacgacgatgacgatgacgacgacgacgacggtcaAGATATAGCGGAGGACGAACGCGAAGAAGAGGACACGGACGGTGACGCGGAGGTGGAGGACGATGGGTCCGAAGAGAAAACGTCGACGGGTAAAGTAAACGATTTCCCGGCGATCTTGAAACCTCCATCGTTCTCGTACCTGGCGCCAGGCGGGCACGTAATGTATCTACCAGAGTCGAACGAAGCGGAGCATCGAGTGCAAAGTCTGAACGGAAGAAAGGTCGGGTTAATTGGCGAGAATCACTCGAAAGAAACGGGGACGATCGCGGGAACAGATTTCTCCCGTTTCAGCGACGAGGCGATCTCGATGAAACGGCGGTCCGACGATTCCAGACCGTGCATCAGCGTAAAGAATTCCAGAGGAGCCGGCGAGCTTTCGAGGTTCCGCGAATCGTGCAAGAATCCACCTCGCGATAACGTACCGGCCAGCAAGGAGACGCTGCTGGATGCGAAGGAAACGAAGCCGCGGTTGAAGAACAGCTCGAAAAGCAGACGATTCACCTTTCAATCGACGGTGAGGCAAATCGAGAGGCGCAGGTTGGCCGAGAAGCTATCGAGGGAGGCAGAGGCGAAGGAACGTCAGAGGAAAGGGGAGCTGGAAGCGATGCGGAAAGTCGAGGAGGAGTTTCAGCGTAAACGGGCCAAGGAGAAGGCGAGCATCAGGCAGCAGTTGCGCCTGTTCAAGGAGATGGAAGAAAATTTCAA GAAAGATTTCGCGCACGGTACGGTGATAGCTAGGTCCTCATTTGCGAGCAGCGACAGCGAACTCTCGCAGCCGAACACGAGACCGCATTCCAGGCGAACCGGAATCAAAAGCAAACCGCATCGATCTAG GTTTTAA
- the LOC143368250 gene encoding uncharacterized protein LOC143368250 isoform X6 → MGNNGSSSRDQQQAASMCSNGLLMSETSRGWSQSFPRELARHRSQPTAARKVLPEPPNQRLRATDNGCIIHNGGTISGRRPSTFASPRDLDKQHDGVAPFRGRSITMSNVAESRPRRTAERHCCRYQVDSGRTEATSPPSDLKRFGSEPDLRYSPDAGSSIQDRSSLGKPSDREDERSTSYRRTDREAKDRAESRYKARKKYKAPAPPRLLDSDNHLSSVEPRFRVEREVQPPPRKSRLFKTRAETKKAQVSWQLSGCNRSFDCDRERIPNDPMDVEQQGERVSDRRCRTRNHFDKDTTSNEWQERDPVRRPNQHRQHTRLLDGKNTLQRSLSSPEFQAELIQVARKVRDKLDCTRRTIGESTADFRSLDHRGDGSDARARDCSFEKGSERVEGSPVIASAVDSFTEQRDAIGCVSPNARNRSGHWKTRGPPMVADEAKTGIGEQSKISRDAKASSVDRDGTRQPQPLRERLEAVQVRARLERKDADRRRRVDEPGKYGKYGKHVEAVPKEIARNVANAEAPNARLAKDARENRGWTSETTPTDALDKLERQTRDKENSDPRWWNDDKRVVAEEWKSEPIFRDTTAAEANALGQHRREDGPPFVSLAQTAPKTFYFGMNEILLTETRNDEDLRLRKEEMRITSTLRNGEDGRSSADTADDADENGRNVIEDISLKLRPTLPKKQLEIPRFSPSAAWRLLSALEAPGPSLSTASEEMPVMLEERIERMSRPPPPLLALGPRSLHDKSGDSGISGDAGAANEDTLDVSTINRMKTPATRPTWTPQQDLGEESSSDAGVDSPPPLPASLKYPPRAHVFSLSLPREDARTYLCSSETKAREGSAFNSLKKLKRSVSGAFGIGVHDVQRKRTHDVLDDNWLLSTSAPTSLQHNQIVETTRVSACVWKPFAGRERVIRREDEGNADGNSNDDNRSNDCNGNKDNGLRDDDDDDDVDDDDDDDDDYDDDDDDDDDGQDIAEDEREEEDTDGDAEVEDDGSEEKTSTGKVNDFPAILKPPSFSYLAPGGHVMYLPESNEAEHRVQSLNGRKVGLIGENHSKETGTIAGTDFSRFSDEAISMKRRSDDSRPCISVKNSRGAGELSRFRESCKNPPRDNVPASKETLLDAKETKPRLKNSSKSRRFTFQSTVRQIERRRLAEKLSREAEAKERQRKGELEAMRKVEEEFQRKRAKEKASIRQQLRLFKEMEENFKSASPERREDAAISDQEILLGPAKSATNPAHDFLLSGVQPFTKEKTYRPISFNPQPPPLIPS, encoded by the exons ATGGGCAACAATGGGAGCAGCTCTCGGGATCAGCAACAGGCGGCGTCCATGTGTTCGAACGGGTTGCTGATGTCGGAAACGAGTCGCGGGTGGTCGCAGTCGTTTCCGCGGGAGCTGGCGAGGCATCGCTCCCAGCCGACTGCGGCGCGGAAGGTTCTGCCCGAGCCACCGAATCAGAGACTACGCGCCACGGACAACGGCTGCATAATCCACAACGGCGGGACCATAAGCGGCCGCAGACCGTCCACGTTTGCGTCCCCGCGTGACCTAGACAAG CAGCACGACGGGGTTGCCCCGTTCCGAGGTAGGAGCATCACCATGTCGAACGTTGCCGAGTCTCGGCCGAGGAGGACCGCTGAGCGCCATTGCTGCCGTTACCAAGTGGACTCCGGTCGAACGGAGGCCACCAGCCCGCCTTCGGATCTCAAGAGATTCGGCAGCGAGCCGGATCTCCGCTACTCGCCAGACGCTGGCTCGTCGATCCAGGATCGCTCGAGTCTCGGCAAACCGAGCGACAGGGAAGACGAACGGTCGACGAGCTACCGCCGCACGGACAGGGAGGCCAAGGACCGCGCCGAAAGCAGATACAAAGCTAGAAAGAAGTACAAAGCTCCGGCTCCGCCGAGGCTGCTCGACTCCGACAATCACTTGTCCTCCGTGGAGCCCCGTTTTCGAGTCGAACGAGAGGTCCAACCGCCTCCGAGAAAGTCACGTCTCTTTAAAACTCGAGCGGAGACGAAGAAGGCGCAGGTCAGCTGGCAGCTGTCCGGCTGCAATCGTTCGTTTGATTGCGATCGAGAACGGATACCGAACGACCCAATGGATGTCGAGCAGCAAGGCGAGCGCGTGTCGGATCGTCGGTGCAGGACGCGCAATCATTTCGACAAGGATACCACCTCGAACGAGTGGCAGGAACGCGATCCAGTTCGGCGCCCGAACCAGCATCGGCAACACACGAGGCTGCTCGACGGCAAAAACACGCTCCAGAGGAGCCTCAGCAGTCCCGAGTTTCAGGCCGAGCTTATCCAAGTAGCGAGGAAAGTTCGCGACAAGCTCGACTGCACGAGGAGGACGATCGGCGAATCGACAGCGGATTTTCGGTCGTTGGACCATCGAGGCGATGGTTCCGATGCGCGCGCCCGAGACTGCTCGTTCGAGAAGGGTAGCGAGCGGGTGGAGGGAAGCCCGGTGATCGCCAGCGCGGTTGACTCGTTTACGGAGCAACGGGATGCCATAGGATGTGTTTCGCCGAACGCGCGGAATCGGAGCGGGCATTGGAAGACGAGGGGACCGCCGATGGTCGCGGACGAGGCTAAAACTGGGATTGGGGAGCAGTCGAAGATTTCCAGGGATGCCAAAGCGTCGAGCGTCGATCGAGACGGAACCAGGCAACCGCAACCGTTGCGGGAGAGACTCGAAGCCGTCCAAGTACGCGCCAGGCTCGAGCGTAAAGACGCGGATCGTCGTCGGCGAGTGGATGAGCCCGGGAAATACGGCAAATACGGAAAACACGTTGAAGCTGTGCCCAAAGAAATCGCTCGAAACGTGGCGAACGCTGAAGCTCCGAATGCGCGTCTCGCGAAAGACGCGCGCGAGAACCGAGGTTGGACTAGCGAAACGACGCCGACCGACGCGCTCGACAAGCTCGAACGGCAAACTCGTGACAAGGAAAATTCAGACCCGAGATGGTGGAACGATGATAAACGCGTGGTCGCCGAAGAGTGGAAATCCGAGCCGATATTCAGGGATACCACTGCCGCGGAGGCAAACGCATTGGGCCAGCATCGCCGGGAAGACGGCCCGCc ATTCGTCTCGCTGGCGCAAACGGCTCCAAAGACCTTCTATTTCGGCATGAATGAGATCTTGCTAACCGAGACGCGAAACGACGAGGATCTACGCCTGCGGAAAGAGGAAATGCGGATCACGTCGACCTTGCGAAATGGAGAAGACGGTAGATCTTCCGCGGATACGGCCGATGATGCGGACGAAAAC GGACGGAACGTCATAGAAGACATCTCGTTGAAGCTGCGACCAACCTTACCGAAGAAGCAACTAGAAATCCCACGATTCTCGCCGTCGGCGGCATGGAGATTGCTTTCGGCTCTGGAAGCCCCGGGACCGAGCCTCAGCACCGCCAGCGAGGAGATGCCG GTGATGCTCGAGGAACGAATAGAGCGTATGTCGAGGCCTCCGCCACCTTTGCTCGCCTTGGGACCTCGGAGCTTGCACGACAAGTCCGGCGATTCCGGAATATCCGGTGACGCCGGGGCGGCCAACGAGGACACTTTGGACGTAAGTACGATCAACAGAATGAAAACACCGGCTACAAGGCCGACTTGGACGCCGCAGCAGGACTTGGGCGAGGAATCTAGCAGCGACGCGGGAGTGGATTCGCCGCCGCCTTTACCTGCTTCGTTAAAGTATCCACCTCGAGCGCACGTTTTCTCTCTGTCGTTGCCCAGGGAGGACGCCAGAACCTATCTCTGCAGCTCCGAAACCAAGGCAAGAGAAGGGTCCGCGTTCAATTCGCTTAAAAAGCTGAAGAGATCGGTGTCGGGCGCCTTCGGCATCGGTGTGCACGACGTTCAAAGAAAGCGCACCCACGACGTTCTTGACGACAACTGGTTGTTGTCGACGAGCGCGCCGACCTCGTTGCAACACAATCAAATTGTCGAGACGACGCGAGTCTCGGCGTGCGTTTGGAAGCCGTTTGCTGGTCGCGAGCGCGTTATCCGTCGCGAAGACGAAGGCAACGCCGATGGTAACAGCAACGATGACAATCGCAGTAACGATTGCAACGGCAACAAAGATAACGGTCtccgcgacgacgacgacgacgatgacgtggacgacgacgacgacgacgacgacgactacgacgatgacgatgacgacgacgacgacggtcaAGATATAGCGGAGGACGAACGCGAAGAAGAGGACACGGACGGTGACGCGGAGGTGGAGGACGATGGGTCCGAAGAGAAAACGTCGACGGGTAAAGTAAACGATTTCCCGGCGATCTTGAAACCTCCATCGTTCTCGTACCTGGCGCCAGGCGGGCACGTAATGTATCTACCAGAGTCGAACGAAGCGGAGCATCGAGTGCAAAGTCTGAACGGAAGAAAGGTCGGGTTAATTGGCGAGAATCACTCGAAAGAAACGGGGACGATCGCGGGAACAGATTTCTCCCGTTTCAGCGACGAGGCGATCTCGATGAAACGGCGGTCCGACGATTCCAGACCGTGCATCAGCGTAAAGAATTCCAGAGGAGCCGGCGAGCTTTCGAGGTTCCGCGAATCGTGCAAGAATCCACCTCGCGATAACGTACCGGCCAGCAAGGAGACGCTGCTGGATGCGAAGGAAACGAAGCCGCGGTTGAAGAACAGCTCGAAAAGCAGACGATTCACCTTTCAATCGACGGTGAGGCAAATCGAGAGGCGCAGGTTGGCCGAGAAGCTATCGAGGGAGGCAGAGGCGAAGGAACGTCAGAGGAAAGGGGAGCTGGAAGCGATGCGGAAAGTCGAGGAGGAGTTTCAGCGTAAACGGGCCAAGGAGAAGGCGAGCATCAGGCAGCAGTTGCGCCTGTTCAAGGAGATGGAAGAAAATTTCAA GTCCGCTAGTCCGGAACGAAGGGAGGATGCGGCTATCTCGGACCAGGAGATTCTGCTGGGTCCAGCGAAATCGGCCACGAATCCTGCGCACGATTTTTTACTAAGCGGAGTGCAACCCTTTACGAAAGAGAAGACGTACCGACCGATTTCCTTCAACCCTCAGCCGCCTCCGCTCATTCCGAGTTGA